In the genome of Paenibacillus sp. FSL R5-0766, one region contains:
- a CDS encoding GTPase — protein sequence MEHAHNGRFKEALQTCRETAKEANKESLLFANGVKYQVKELTRNVRVQTDELFRDKDAENFSFFPVLNGIVHKLEKQTSESMQDLSHSIEVKKKHLNDFTVALFGRTKAGKSTIREALTCGDGVTIGKGAQRTTRDVQEYNWNGLRLLDVPGFEAFKGDDDTAKAHDIIDQSDFILFLASDDSIQPGEFDHMARLQEINKPFMILLNVKYNINNEVELKRFLRMPHKIFDKERLDEHQKHIRAYVKQHMNIPQVKIVNIHADAGFKSTLPEYAAHANDLWRLSNFDEVHNAISAEVQKRGKQRRLLTFYDSAIYFADTLEKMMLEEQRSIRTQAKFMLNKKKELMSFFDGFASDSKHQIITVCKKHFDRIKQWIPGFIDTNLASPDVDKLLTARLKAEQDELKSKMVGELQRIVRELQEKLTEFTKQYQFDLELLETDTAEMGGLQKGQIGRVVKWGGVIAGGVSAGAFILANVGVANFWNPVGWIAMGVSVAAGLFSWLFGGWEEKKWRKAKHDAKEQLTAMIDDTHKKAVEAYLQWFDRQIIRKGKREMLDQVSTYISGLFGIADVLKAFASEIRLRKTNMNKKLFAKLLSFEGVNCTELQIIALSREQGRATKIMVPNGWQMAGSIKTNLDSICGEQVHLFSDGSNTKERVCRALYPADITPDMIKLSKATEGKQNEATITVPSTEKGKLIGKQGINIRLASEITGIRLKIS from the coding sequence TTGGAACACGCACATAATGGTCGATTTAAAGAGGCCCTGCAGACTTGCAGAGAAACTGCAAAAGAAGCAAATAAAGAAAGTCTATTGTTTGCCAATGGGGTCAAGTATCAGGTCAAGGAACTCACTCGGAATGTTCGAGTTCAAACTGATGAATTATTTCGAGATAAGGATGCGGAAAACTTTAGTTTTTTTCCTGTATTGAATGGAATTGTACATAAATTAGAAAAGCAAACTTCGGAAAGTATGCAAGACCTCAGTCACTCTATTGAGGTCAAAAAGAAGCATCTAAATGATTTCACCGTAGCTTTGTTCGGGCGAACAAAAGCAGGTAAAAGTACCATTCGTGAAGCTTTGACTTGTGGCGATGGAGTGACGATAGGCAAGGGAGCACAAAGAACGACCCGGGATGTACAAGAGTATAATTGGAACGGGCTTCGCCTTCTTGATGTTCCGGGCTTCGAAGCCTTCAAGGGTGATGATGATACAGCCAAAGCACATGACATCATTGATCAATCTGATTTTATCTTGTTTCTGGCATCGGATGATTCCATTCAACCTGGAGAGTTTGACCATATGGCGAGGCTACAGGAGATTAACAAGCCATTTATGATTTTGCTTAATGTAAAATACAATATTAACAATGAAGTGGAACTAAAGCGATTCCTTCGTATGCCCCATAAAATTTTCGATAAAGAACGTCTTGATGAGCACCAAAAGCACATCCGAGCGTACGTGAAGCAACACATGAATATTCCTCAGGTCAAAATCGTGAATATTCATGCGGATGCTGGGTTCAAGAGCACTCTGCCGGAGTATGCGGCACACGCTAATGATCTGTGGAGACTGAGCAATTTCGATGAAGTTCATAATGCGATTAGTGCTGAGGTTCAAAAGCGAGGGAAGCAAAGGAGACTTCTCACGTTTTACGACAGTGCGATCTATTTTGCAGATACCTTGGAGAAGATGATGCTTGAAGAGCAGCGCTCAATCCGAACCCAAGCAAAGTTCATGCTTAACAAAAAGAAGGAATTAATGTCCTTTTTTGACGGATTTGCATCGGATAGTAAGCATCAGATTATTACCGTTTGCAAAAAACATTTTGATCGGATCAAACAATGGATTCCAGGATTTATTGATACCAATTTGGCTTCTCCTGATGTTGATAAGCTGCTTACTGCTAGGCTGAAGGCAGAGCAGGATGAGTTGAAGTCCAAGATGGTGGGAGAACTTCAAAGAATTGTGAGAGAACTTCAAGAAAAATTAACGGAGTTCACGAAGCAATATCAATTCGACCTGGAGCTATTAGAGACTGATACGGCAGAAATGGGAGGCCTTCAAAAAGGGCAAATCGGGCGTGTTGTCAAATGGGGTGGCGTTATTGCAGGAGGGGTATCGGCAGGGGCGTTTATTCTTGCTAATGTCGGGGTTGCAAATTTTTGGAATCCGGTAGGCTGGATCGCAATGGGAGTTAGTGTAGCTGCAGGTTTATTCAGTTGGTTGTTCGGGGGTTGGGAAGAAAAGAAGTGGCGTAAAGCAAAACATGATGCAAAAGAGCAGCTAACAGCGATGATTGACGATACCCATAAAAAGGCTGTTGAAGCCTATTTGCAGTGGTTTGATCGACAAATTATCCGTAAGGGTAAAAGAGAGATGTTAGATCAGGTATCTACTTATATTAGTGGACTCTTTGGAATTGCAGATGTGTTGAAAGCATTTGCGTCGGAAATAAGATTGAGAAAGACGAACATGAATAAGAAGCTATTTGCAAAGCTGCTTAGCTTCGAAGGGGTAAATTGCACAGAGTTGCAGATTATTGCTCTTTCTAGAGAGCAAGGCCGCGCCACGAAAATCATGGTTCCTAATGGTTGGCAGATGGCAGGTAGCATCAAAACAAATTTAGATTCTATTTGTGGTGAACAAGTTCATCTATTTAGTGATGGTTCCAACACGAAGGAACGGGTGTGCCGCGCTCTATATCCCGCTGATATAACTCCGGACATGATCAAGCTCAGCAAAGCTACTGAGGGCAAGCAAAATGAAGCCACGATTACCGTTCCTTCAACGGAGAAGGGGAAATTGATAGGCAAACAGGGAATCAACATTCGATTGGCTAGC